The following proteins are encoded in a genomic region of Triticum dicoccoides isolate Atlit2015 ecotype Zavitan chromosome 1B, WEW_v2.0, whole genome shotgun sequence:
- the LOC119315080 gene encoding E3 ubiquitin-protein ligase ORTHRUS 2-like, whose protein sequence is MPDLPCDGDGVCMVCRAAAPPEVELLRCATCATPWHSPCLSRPPALADAANWACPDCSGDDDGASPSSAAAPAPAPTAAPGGAGGGSGLLAAIREIEADASLTEQDKARRRQELLGGKGAAAAAGGDEDEDEDEQDEDNALEIVGKNFSCVFCMKLPERPVTTPCGHNFCLKCFEKWVNSGKRTCGKCRGPIPSKMASQPRINAALVAVIRMARTAKNASAGGSGNPVHYIRNEARPDKAFTTDRAKKAGKANASSGQIFVTIAPDHFGPIPAENDPKRRLGVLVGETWEDRLECRQWGAHFPHVAGIAGQSEHGAQSVALSGGYIDDEDHGEWFLYTGSGGRDLSGNKRTNKEQSSDQKFDKMNAALRLSCKKGYPVRVVRSHKEKRSSYAPETGVRYDGVYRIEKCWRKIGVQGTYKVCRYLFVRCDNEPAPWTSDLHGDRPRPLPKIKELQGATDITERAGSPSWDYVENEGWKWVKPPPISKKPAQSGDPETDKQFRKYQKRAHMSMNERLLKEFGCSICKNVMKEPLTTPCGHNFCKACLTAAFGDEGSMRERSRGGRTLRAQKIVKNCPSCPTDICDFLENPQINIEMKDLIDNLLAKAAKEKTDAEGSAEENDDDEEDALEKEEEDDSSLNEEENDDGAENKAGEEDAVVKIVVDAKDELKKPLKRKGDEEEEAKDEKKIKTTAAAATDAENAAEEDAEKAEDKEEEGAKKLQKKRKGRAEAAGTAAGGGKRKRASPAAAEEKAAAAAAGGGKRKKTSPAAAEETTPAAASTPRCATRSGGAVAGGSPASRTRSNTKAGN, encoded by the exons ATGCCGGACCTGCCGTGCGACGGGGACGGGGTGTGCATGGTGTGCCGCGCCGCGGCGCCGCCGGAGGTCGAGCTGCTGCGGTGCGCGACCTGCGCCACGCCATGGCACTCGCCCTGCCTCTCGCGCCCGCCCGCGCTCGCCGACGCAGCCAACTGGGCCTGCCCCGACTGctccggcgacgacgacggcgcctccccctcctccgcgGCGGCCCCGGCCCCCGCGCCCACCGCCGCgccgggcggcgccggcggcgggtccGGCCTCCTCGCCGCCATCCGCGAGATCGAGGCGGACGCCTCCCTCACCGAGCAGGACAAGGCCCGGCGCCGCCAGGAGCTCCTCGGCGGgaagggcgccgccgccgccgccggcggtgatgaggacgaggacgaggacgagcagGACGAGGACAACGCCCTCGAGATCGTCGGCAAGAACTTCAGCTGCGTCTTCTGCATGAAGCTCCCCGAGCGCCCCGTCACC ACACCATGTGGCCACAACTTCTGTTTGAAATGCTTTGAGAAGTGGGTCAACAGTGGAAAAAGGACATGTGGGAAATGCCGGGGACCAATCCCATCCAAAATGGCTTCGCAGCCGAGGATTAATGCAGCGTTGGTTGCGGTTATCCGAATGGCTAGGACTGCAAAGAATGCCAGCGCAGGTGGCTCGGGAAACCCTGTTCATTACATCAGAAATGAGGCTAGACCCGACAAGGCTTTCACAACTGACAGAGCAAAGAAGGCTGGGAAGGCGAATGCTTCAAGTGGCCAGATCTTTGTGACCATTGCACCCGATCATTTCGGCCCCATTCCGGCAGAGAACGACCCCAAAAGGCGCCTTGGTGTGCTGGTCGGGGAAACCTGGGAAGACCGCCTTGAGTGCAGGCAGTGGGGCGCTCATTTCCCTCATGTTGCTGGTATTGCTGGCCAGTCAGAGCATGGTGCCCAGTCAGTGGCGCTGTCGGGTGGTTACATAGATGATGAGGACCATGGGGAGTGGTTCCTGTATACCGGAAG TGGTGGAAGAGACCTAAGTGGCAACAAGCGAACAAACAAGGAGCAATCTTCTGACCAGAAATTTGACAAGATGAATGCTGCTCTGCGTCTTAGTTGCAAGAAGGGTTACCCTGTCAGGGTTGTGCG GTCCCACAAAGAGAAGCGCTCTTCATATGCTCCTGAAACTGGTGTGCGGTATGATGGAGTCTACAGGATTGAGAAATGCTGGAGGAAGATTGGTGTTCAG GGTACGTACAAGGTCTGCAGGTATCTCTTCGTACGATGCGACAATGAACCAGCTCCATGGACCAG TGATCTTCATGGTGACCGGCCAAGGCCCCTGCCCAAGATTAAGGAGCTGCAAGGTGCCACTGACATAACTGAAAGGGCAGGATCCCCCTCATGGGACTATGTT GAAAATGAAGGCTGGAAGTGGGTGAAGCCTCCGCCAATCAGCAAGAAGCCCGCCCAGTCAGGCGATCCTGAAACTGACAAGCAATTCAGGAAGTACCAGAAGCGTGCGCATATGTCCATGAACGAGAGGCTGCTGAAGG AGTTTGGGTGTTCCATTTGCAAGAATGTGATGAAGGAACCACTTACCACTCCCTGTGGTCATAACTTCTGCAAAGCTTGCTTGACCGCTGCGTTTGGCGATGAGGGTTCTATGAGGGAAAGAAGCAGGGGCGGCCGCACTCTGCGGGCGCAGAAGATTGTGAAGAACTGCCCCTCCTGCCCGACTGACATTTGCGACTTCCTGGAGAACCCACAG ATTAACATTGAGATGAAGGATCTGATCGACAACCTGCTCGCCAAGGCCGCCAAGGAAAAGACAGACGCGGAGGGATCTGCCGAGGAAaacgatgacgatgaggaggatgctctggagaaggaagaggaggacGACAGCAGCCTGAATGAGGAAGAGAACGACGATGGTGCCGAGAACAAGGCTGGGGAAGAGGATGCTGTCGTCAAGATCGTGGTCGATGCCAAGGATGAGCTGAAGAAGCCTCTGAAGCGCaagggagacgaggaggaggaagccaaagatGAGAAGAAGATCAAGACCACTGCTGCCGCCGCTACTGATGCGGAAAATGCCGCTGAAGAGGACGCTGAGAAGGctgaagacaaggaagaagaaggtgcCAAGAAGCTTCAGAAGAAGCGCAAGGGGCGTGCTGAGGCTGCAGGTACCGCAGCTGGCGGCGGTAAGAGGAAGAGGGCCAGCCCTGCTGCGGCCGAAgagaaggccgccgccgccgcagctggtGGCGGTAAGAGGAAGAAGACAAGCCCTGCCGCGGCTGAAGAGACCACCCCTGCCGCTGCGAGCACCCCTCGCTGTGCGACAAGGAGCGGCGGCGCGGTGGCTGGTGGGAGCCCTGCTTCCAGGACCAGGAGCAACACCAAGGCCGGCAACTGA
- the LOC119315089 gene encoding protein MEI2-like 3, whose protein sequence is MVIASGVIDRGHLSSFGGPPPDSSSSSFFSEDLVPTERQVGFWKSESMVDQRGSKPAFASPLEKIHPMGANPEGGLEQTGGQVFKGLDALRVSKAMGQGNASTSPSASWGDMLTTPGSRFGLSAREAAIAETASGNSRIMATGVCGQSADALSFICEGDEALGSMEEVEAQTIGDLLPTDDDLISGVIDGFELSGLSINQDDADEDIFGTGGGMELENDDSISVKGARNLEGSSKCHFPGEHHINKCPSRTLFVTNINTNVLDSDLRVLFQQYGDVHKLYTCKEHGYVTVSYYDIRSAQNAMRALHGKPLGLVKLDVQFCIPKGNASDKDMSKGILVVSNIDPSVSNDDLLQALTVYGDVKEICRASTSCNKKLVEFYDVRAAEAALYDLNKGAISGPKIKAEVSNPGGTIFGLRQQYPREWKLDGSPRQPRNSPPGIIGGPKSHENSNLHNLFSPVSPQLDRSPHGIASSGPQKLSSPIRIEPTRQYNNQAAIGELGGSLGQGNFGQGMQMFHPHSLPESQNGICNISKSMTSSGRSAGFRVDGVDYSHLQKVGSGSLHGHSFDQNNEAFGPAGVGSFPLNGHHYSWNNSNAFPQSPSSPMLWSNVQHPGPMHGYPGVVPPHSLNNGAYPMDQHHMGSAPNNGGSFRNARSVHPGSLGSVGFPGSPQMYASDVPVFAPARGSYRETMFSPVGAGFPSLQQMCNAMSRRNPMVQVSASYDATNDRMRSRRHDGNAVQPENKRLFELDIERIAKGEDPRTTLMIKNIPNKYNCKLLLGVIDENHRGTYDFVYLPIDFKNKCNVGYAFINMTDPQHIIPFYKTFNGKRWEKFNSEKVATLAYARIQGRNELVSHFRNSSLMNEDKWCRPILFHKDGPNAGEQEPFPVGNNIRPRSGRNRPLHSADTRGDASLSTSPNQENSSRRANAAAEGDDSIFAH, encoded by the exons ATGGTGATAGCTTCCGGAGTGATTGACAGGGGACACCTGTCCTCGTTCGGCGGCCCACCGCCAGACTCGTCGTCGTCGTCCTTCTTCTCCGAAGATCTTGTCCCCACAGAG AGGCAGGTTGGGTTCTGGAAATCGGAGTCAATGGTGGATCAGAGAG GGAGCAAGCCAGCTTTTGCTTCTCCGCTTGAGAAGATCCATCCGATGGGGGCGAATCCTGAAGGCGGTCTGGAACAGACAGGAggccaagtcttcaagggcctggaTGCCCTTCGCGTCAGCAAAGCGATGGGGCAAGGAAATGCTTCGACTTCGCCGTCGGCATCCTGGGGTGATATGCTCACGACCCCCGGATCTAGATTCGGCTTGTCTGCTAGAGAGGCGGCTATTGCTGAAACAGCCAGTGGCAACT CGAGAATAATGGCCACCGGTGTTTGCGGCCAGTCTGCTGATGCACTTAGCTTCATCTGCGAGGGAGATGAAGCTCTAGGGTCCATGGAGGAAGTTGAAGCTCAAACTATTGGAGATCTTCTACCAACCGATGATGATTTGATATCGGGCGTCATCGATGGCTTTGAACTCTCTGGCCTGTCTATCAACCAGGATGACGCCGATGAAGATATATTTGGCACTGGAGGAGGGATGGAGCTTGAGAATGATGATTCCATTTCCGTTAAAGGTGCAAGAAATCTCGAAGGATCCTCCAAGTGCCATTTTCCTGGGGAGCACCACATCAACAAATGCCCTTCCAGAACTCTTTTCGTCACAAACATTAACACCAACGTTCTTGATTCTGATCTAAGAGTTCTATTTCAG CAATATGGGGACGTACATAAGCTTTACACCTGCAAGGAACATGGGTATGTAACAGTGTCTTACTATGACATACGATCTGCCCAAAACGCAATGAGAGCACTCCATGGCAAGCCCCTGGGGCTGGTGAAGCTTGATGTGCAATTCTGCATTCCCAAG GGAAATGCTTCAGATAAGGATATGAGCAAGGGAATTTTGGTGGTGTCTAACATCGATCCTTCTGTTTCCAATGATGATCTTCTCCAAGCACTTACTGTTTATGGTGATGTGAAGGAG ATTTGCAGGGCTTCTACAAGCTGTAATAAGAAACTCGTAGAGTTCTACGATGTCAGAGCAGCAGAAGCAGCACTATATGACCTTAATAAGGGTGCCATCTCAGGCCCAAAAATCAAGGCTGAAGTTAGCAATCCTGGAGGGACAATTTTTGG CTTGAGGCAACAGTATCCGAGAGAGTGGAAGCTTGATGGTTCCCCTCGCCAGCCTAGAAACTCTCCACCTGGGATCATTG GAGGCCCTAAAAGTCATGAGAACAGCAATCTGCATAATTTATTTTCTCCGGTTAGTCCGCAATTGGATAGATCACCCCATGGCATCGCTTCAAGTGGCCCTCAGAAGCTGTCGTCGCCTATCAGAATTGAACCTACACGCCAGTACAATAACCAAGCTGCTATTGGTGAACTTGGCGGATCACTTGGTCAAGGAAACTTCGGGCAAGGAATGCAGATGTTCCACCCACACTCACTGCCGGAGAGTCAAAACGGTATTTGTAATATCTCCAAGTCCATGACATCAAGTGGCAGGAGTGCTGGCTTCAGAGTGGATGGAGTGGATTACAGTCATCTCCAGAAAGTGGGTTCTGGTAGCCTTCATGGTCATTCCTTCGATCAAAATAACGAAG CATTTGGGCCTGCCGGAGTTGGAAGTTTTCCCCTCAATGGACACCACTACAGTTGGAATAACTCAAATGCTTTTCCTCAAAGCCCCTCCTCTCCAATGCTGTGGTCGAATGTGCAGCACCCGGGGCCCATGCATGGTTATCCTGGTGTCGTGCCACCCCACTCACTGAATAATGGTGCTTATCCTATGGATCAACACCACATGGGCTCAGCTCCAAACAATGGAGGCAGTTTCAGAAACGCGCGCTCAGTTCATCCAGGGTCTCTCGGGAGTGTAGGGTTTCCTGGTAGCCCTCAAATGTATGCATCAGATGTCCCTGTCTTCGCACCTGCCAGGGGAAGTTACAGGGAGACCATGTTCTCTCCAGTTGGCGCTGGATTCCCGTCGCTGCAACAAATGTGCAATGCAATGAGCCGAAGGAACCCTATGGTCCAGGTTTCCGCTTCCTATGATGCTACAAATGATCGGATGAGGAGCCGCAGACATGATGGAAACGCTGTCCAGCCAGAGAACAAAAGGCTATTTGAGCTTGACATTGAGCGCATAGCAAAGGGTGAAGACCCACGCACCACGCTGATGATCAAAAACATTCCTAACAA GTACAACTGTAAACTGCTTCTGGGCGTCATTGATGAGAATCACCGTGGAACCTATGATTTCGTCTACCTTCCGATCGACTTCAAG AACAAATGCAACGTGGGCTATGCTTTCATCAACATGACCGATCCGCAGCACATAATTCCCTTTTACAAG ACGTTTAATGGCAAGAGATGGGAAAAATTCAATAGCGAGAAGGTGGCAACGCTCGCGTATGCTAGAATCCAGGGCAGGAATGAATTGGTTTCTCATTTTCGGAACTCTAGCCTGATGAACGAAGACAAATGGTGCCGCCCTATACTCTTCCACAAGGATGGCCCGAACGCAGGGGAGCAG GAACCTTTCCCTGTCGGGAACAACATCCGGCCTAGGTCCGGGAGGAACAGGCCGCTCCACAGCGCGGACACCAGAGGGGATGCGAGCCTGTCGACCTCGCCCAACCAGGAGAACTCCAGCCGCAGGGCCAACGCGGCGGCCGAGGGCGACGACTCGATCTTCGCTCACTAA